A section of the Mycolicibacterium anyangense genome encodes:
- a CDS encoding lipocalin family protein — MAERRVLLGTGAVVVGLGAALLAGSGAAHADGTDDGSGNQQSSSGSSASSGKATGGSKRASKSATGPKSAAANSDRKSPRTSLDSQTTKATTPSTTTPSTPSTTKTGTATEQDTEQSATPAAGVTTTSSTSAAVDTGASAAPQTVPVSVAVGTSRRAAEAAARQAQINQILASAGTITASASSTAAPTSGLLATAMLNLLSGLGVAPRSAAPTEPSAPVTSSAPLLPTDSNGVTGVLVGHSRLELPGAFIGQTVAADWYFPTQADGSVDAQGVIWLQHGFAATNTFYSALAQNLAQQTNSIVVAPTLSSIPITFSGGCLTCEVTQQDAAALLGPDRATLLASATAAGFTGTALPERFVLAGHSAGGGFATAVADDYLEGNDSQYDPNDLVGVVMFDGVSNGSLDGAFATQVSTLAAAGKPIYQIAAPAQSWNLFGATTNVLAATLPGQFIGVVLQGGSHVDSMLGVNPLFDFVLQLVTKAVPAGNTQAVYTLSDGWINDMYSGATPQTPKYGLYAASNQQIIMGPTAAVGLPAAEANQLSFGDYLVKALIDTVGGIFGFHLPAPVNGGNNGLNPNTPVATVGNGVTGVRTGSSVLDIPAGQNGYAAPADWYFPTQADGTVQANGVIWLQHGFLGFKDWYASMAQELAQQTNSIVVVPNIFWFDNPLCPGCYLGGAVMRQAVASMFQDSRSALNISANAAGFQGTLPAKFLLTGHSAGGNFATAVGALITDTPQKDNLMGVVMFDGVSRNPLFTDSLQALYNAGIPDYQIAAPPQSWNAYGVATELMQLFYGPKGLFYGVQIDNGSHTDVIAGNNLFAWLGEIASSIIVRPSPPGGKDAVRTFASGWINDIYAGKGPTDPVYGIYGNPNDGTYVQNQPIVMGQAGATTLPAPPPVNVTEYANGQPWYEQGSVKLPFAWGLVNTTAVYTLNSDGTVKVQNSGNYFGPNGPLSQITGTAVSVNPAFNTRLDVGFFGSTPSSAEPGNYWILDYDPNYQWVIVSDPTSFSGYILTRDKTISDTQYDTLVTRARQLGVWGPITRTQQYPTTL; from the coding sequence ATGGCGGAGCGACGCGTCTTGCTGGGCACGGGTGCAGTGGTCGTCGGATTGGGTGCGGCCCTGCTGGCCGGGTCGGGGGCGGCGCACGCCGACGGCACCGACGACGGCTCGGGCAATCAGCAATCGTCGAGCGGCTCGTCGGCCTCGAGCGGTAAAGCCACCGGCGGCAGCAAGCGCGCGTCGAAGAGCGCTACCGGGCCCAAGTCGGCAGCTGCCAATTCCGACCGCAAGTCCCCGCGGACCTCCCTCGACAGCCAGACGACCAAGGCCACCACCCCGTCCACCACAACGCCATCGACGCCATCGACCACCAAGACCGGCACCGCCACTGAGCAGGACACCGAGCAGTCCGCGACCCCGGCTGCCGGCGTCACCACCACCTCGTCGACCAGCGCTGCGGTGGACACCGGCGCGAGCGCCGCGCCTCAGACCGTCCCGGTATCGGTGGCCGTCGGCACGTCGCGGCGAGCCGCCGAGGCCGCTGCCCGCCAGGCCCAGATCAACCAGATCCTCGCCTCGGCCGGCACCATCACCGCCAGTGCGAGCTCCACCGCCGCGCCCACCTCGGGCCTGCTGGCCACCGCGATGCTCAACCTGCTCTCCGGTCTGGGCGTCGCACCCAGGAGCGCCGCCCCCACCGAGCCGTCGGCGCCGGTGACGAGTTCGGCGCCCCTGCTGCCCACCGACAGCAACGGGGTCACCGGCGTACTTGTCGGCCATTCCCGGCTGGAGCTCCCGGGTGCCTTCATCGGACAGACCGTCGCCGCCGACTGGTACTTCCCGACCCAGGCCGACGGCAGCGTCGACGCCCAGGGCGTGATCTGGCTGCAGCACGGCTTCGCCGCGACGAACACCTTCTACTCTGCGCTGGCCCAGAACCTGGCCCAGCAGACCAACAGCATCGTGGTCGCCCCCACCTTGTCGTCCATCCCGATCACCTTCTCCGGCGGCTGCCTCACCTGTGAGGTCACCCAGCAGGACGCCGCGGCACTGCTGGGCCCGGACCGCGCGACATTGTTGGCCAGTGCGACCGCGGCCGGATTCACCGGCACCGCCCTGCCGGAGCGCTTCGTGCTGGCCGGCCACTCGGCGGGCGGCGGCTTCGCCACCGCGGTGGCCGACGACTACCTGGAAGGCAACGACAGCCAGTACGACCCCAATGACCTGGTCGGCGTGGTGATGTTCGACGGCGTCTCCAACGGATCCCTGGACGGGGCGTTCGCCACCCAGGTGTCGACGCTGGCCGCCGCGGGCAAGCCGATCTACCAGATCGCCGCCCCGGCGCAGAGCTGGAATCTGTTCGGCGCCACCACCAATGTGCTGGCCGCGACCCTGCCCGGACAGTTCATCGGCGTCGTGCTCCAAGGTGGCTCGCACGTGGACTCCATGCTCGGGGTCAACCCGCTCTTCGACTTCGTCCTGCAGCTGGTGACCAAGGCCGTACCCGCGGGCAACACCCAGGCCGTCTACACGCTGTCCGACGGCTGGATCAACGACATGTACTCCGGGGCGACCCCGCAGACCCCCAAGTACGGGCTCTACGCCGCCTCGAATCAGCAGATCATCATGGGACCGACCGCGGCCGTCGGGCTGCCCGCGGCCGAGGCCAATCAGCTGTCGTTCGGTGATTACCTCGTCAAGGCACTGATCGACACCGTCGGCGGAATCTTCGGATTCCACCTTCCGGCCCCGGTCAACGGCGGCAACAACGGGCTGAACCCCAACACCCCGGTCGCCACCGTCGGCAACGGTGTCACCGGCGTGCGCACCGGATCGTCGGTGCTCGACATCCCCGCGGGGCAGAACGGCTACGCCGCCCCGGCCGACTGGTACTTCCCGACCCAGGCCGACGGCACCGTGCAGGCCAACGGCGTGATCTGGCTGCAGCACGGCTTCCTCGGCTTCAAGGACTGGTACGCCAGCATGGCCCAGGAACTGGCCCAGCAGACCAACAGCATCGTCGTGGTGCCGAACATCTTCTGGTTCGACAACCCGCTGTGCCCCGGCTGCTACCTCGGCGGTGCGGTGATGCGCCAAGCCGTCGCCTCGATGTTCCAGGACAGTCGCTCGGCGCTGAACATCAGCGCCAACGCCGCCGGCTTCCAAGGCACGCTGCCGGCGAAGTTCCTGCTCACCGGGCACTCGGCGGGCGGCAACTTCGCCACCGCCGTCGGCGCGCTGATCACCGACACCCCCCAGAAGGACAACCTGATGGGCGTGGTGATGTTCGACGGAGTGTCGCGCAACCCGCTGTTCACCGACTCATTGCAGGCGCTGTACAACGCCGGCATCCCGGACTATCAGATCGCCGCACCGCCGCAGTCGTGGAACGCCTACGGCGTGGCCACCGAACTGATGCAGTTGTTCTACGGGCCGAAGGGTCTGTTCTACGGGGTGCAGATCGACAACGGTTCGCACACCGACGTCATCGCAGGCAACAACCTGTTTGCCTGGCTCGGTGAGATTGCCAGCTCGATCATCGTGCGGCCGTCACCGCCGGGCGGCAAGGACGCGGTGCGCACCTTCGCCTCGGGCTGGATCAACGACATCTATGCAGGTAAAGGCCCCACCGACCCGGTCTACGGGATCTACGGCAACCCCAACGACGGCACCTATGTCCAGAACCAGCCGATCGTGATGGGTCAGGCCGGGGCCACCACGCTGCCCGCCCCGCCGCCGGTGAACGTCACCGAGTACGCCAACGGCCAACCCTGGTATGAGCAGGGCAGTGTCAAGCTGCCGTTCGCCTGGGGGCTGGTGAACACCACCGCGGTCTACACGCTGAACTCCGACGGCACGGTCAAGGTGCAGAACTCGGGCAACTACTTCGGTCCCAACGGCCCACTGTCCCAGATCACCGGGACCGCGGTGTCGGTCAACCCGGCCTTCAACACCCGCTTGGACGTGGGCTTCTTCGGCAGCACGCCGAGCAGCGCCGAACCCGGCAACTATTGGATTCTCGATTACGACCCGAACTACCAGTGGGTGATCGTCAGTGACCCGACGAGCTTCTCCGGCTACATCCTGACCCGGGACAAGACCATCTCCGACACGCAGTACGACACCCTTGTCACGCGGGCTCGCCAGCTCGGCGTCTGGGGGCCGATCACCCGGACCCAGCAATACCCGACCACGCTCTAG